In a single window of the Gossypium hirsutum isolate 1008001.06 chromosome A13, Gossypium_hirsutum_v2.1, whole genome shotgun sequence genome:
- the LOC107893365 gene encoding guanine nucleotide-binding protein subunit gamma 3 isoform X2, producing MAARSGGSSSSSVPTLPPPCPRSPPEYPDLYGKRREAAKTQMLEREISFLEEELKSVEGLQPASRFCKEVTDFVMANSDPLIPTSRKNRKSCRFWKWLCGIPCFNLSWICCCCYSACSCHLKCLQCCDCDLCNCSSCICSLCKCRRCSCGSSEHSSCKCSSCDLPSCKCSSCDCTSCKCSSCNCDPCKCSSCDCNPCKCSSCDCNPCKCSSCNCNPCKCSSCDCNPCKCSPCDCSSCKCSSLCDCSSCNCSSCNCSSCKCSSLCDCSSCKCSSCNCSSCKCSSLCDCSSCKCSSCDCKSCLSCCTIPKWRCKCSSCNLCHCNPCLSCCSIPKWRCCSFPKSGCCQKISCSRNCCIFQFPSCTGCFCCKWKCSCPKVTRCCSCTKTSCNPCCLFF from the exons ATGGCTGCCAGGTCCGGTGGTTCTTCTTCTTCGTCGGTCCCGACTCTGCCTCCACCATGTCCGAGATCCCCACCGGAGTATCCTGATTTGTATGGGAAACGAAGGGAAGCAGCTAAGACTCAGATGCTTGAAAGAGAAATTAGTTTCCTTGag GAAGAGTTAAAATCGGTAGAGGGTCTTCAACCGGCTTCAAGATTCTGCAAAGA ggTTACAGATTTTGTGATGGCCAACTCTGATCCTTTAATACCTAC AAGCAGGAAGAATCGGAAGTCATGTCGATTCTGGAAGTGGCTTTG TGGGATTCCTTGCTTTAACTTATCGTGGATCTGTTGTTGCTGTTATTCGGCGTGCTCTTGCCATCTGAAATGCCTGCAGTGTTGTGATTGCGATTTATGCAACTGCAGCTCATGCATTTGCAGCTTATGTAAATGCAGGCGCTGCAGTTGCGGCTCATCGGAACACAGTTCGTGCAAATGCAGCTCATGTGACCTGCCTTCATGTAAATGCAGCTCGTGCGATTGCACTTCATGTAAATGCAGCTCATGCAACTGCGATCCGTGTAAATGCAGCTCGTGCGACTGCAATCCGTGTAAATGCAGCTCGTGCGACTGCAATCCGTGTAAATGCAGCTCGTGCAACTGCAATCCGTGTAAATGCAGCTCATGCGACTGCAATCCATGTAAATGCAGCCCGTGTGACTGTAGTTCATGTAAATGCAGCAGTTTATGTGACTGCAGTTCATGTAATTGCAGCTCATGCAACTGTAGTTCATGTAAATGCAGCAGTTTATGCGACTGCAGTTCTTGTAAATGCAGCTCATGCAACTGCAGTTCATGTAAATGCAGCAGTTTATGCGACTGCAGTTCATGTAAATGCAGCTCGTGTGACTGCAAATCATGTTTAAGCTGCTGCACAATCCCTAAATGGCGATGTAAATGCAGCTCATGCAACCTGTGTCACTGCAATCCATGTTTAAGCTGCTGCTCAATTCCGAAATGGCGATGTTGCTCGTTTCCTAAATCTGGTTGCTGCCAAAAGATCTCGTGTAGCCGGAACTGTTGCATTTTTCAATTCCCCTCGTGCACAGGTTGCTTTTGCTGCAAATGGAAATGTTCATGTCCAAAAGTAACCCGTTGCTGTAGTTGTACAAAAACCAGTTGTAATCCTTGCTGCCTATTTTTCTAA
- the LOC107907739 gene encoding uncharacterized oxidoreductase At1g06690, chloroplastic — translation MAMNVSSACFSVLSCKKPNRIRAVASEDFATTAALKTDTEDKLKLGGSELKVTRLGIGAWSWGDTSYWNNFQWDDQKLKAAKAAFNGSLDCGITFFDTAEVYGSPLALGAENSETLLGSTQSALIGKYKPENPPSGPRGRIYTPEFLTKLRPLLIRIKEIGGNYGKTPTQVVLNWLIAQENVVPIPGAKNAAQAKEFVGALGWRLSNEEVDELRSLASEISPVTGFPVEKL, via the exons ATGGCCATGAATGTCAGCAGTGCCTGTTTCTCAGTTTTGAGTTGCAAGAAACCCAACCGAATAAGAGCGGTTGCTTCCGAGGATTTTGCCACTACCGCTGCTCTCAAAACAGATACAGAAGACAAATTGAAGTTAGGAGGATCGGAGCTCAAAGTGACAAGGCTCGGAATCGGAGCATGGTCTTGGGGTGACACCAGTTACTGGAACAACTTTCAATGGGATg ATCAGAAATTGAAGGCTGCTAAGGCTGCTTTCAATGGAAGTCTTGATTGCGGAATTACGTTTTTCGATACAGCTGAAGTTTATGGCTCTCCG CTCGCCTTAGGTGCTGAAAATTCTGAAACTCTACTGGGAAG TACACAAA GTGCCCTTATCGGGAAATATAAACCAGAAAATCCGCCATCTGGACCTAGAGGCCGGATTTACACTCCGGAGTTTTTAACTAAG CTCCGACCTCTCCTTATCAGAATTAAGGAAATAGGAGGGAACTATGGGAAAACTCCAACACAG GTGGTGCTCAACTGGTTAATAGCACAGGAGAATGTTGTGCCAATCCCAGGAGCCAAAAATGCTGCACAAGCTAAGGAATTTGTAGGTGCCCTTGGCTGGAGACTAAGCAACGAAGAAGTGGATGAGCTACGGTCACTGGCATCGGAGATAAGTCCTGTTACCGGTTTTCCTGTGGAGAAGCTGTAA
- the LOC121212572 gene encoding serine/threonine-protein kinase RIPK isoform X1 — MAVMKFTWRSIIPRCSKGIEEPEAEAEAEPETKKQDSKQGSFSRLAMIDLSYPSSRFTEDLSTSLAGSNLYVFTLEELKVITQCFSSANFLGEGGFGPVHKGFIDDNLRPGLEAQPVAVKLLDLEGLQGHREWLTEVVFLAQLSHPHLVKLIGYCCEDEHRLLVYEYMPRGSLENQLFAKYSVPLPWSTRMKIALGAAKGLAYLHEAEKPVIYRDFKASNILLDSDYSAKLSDFGLAKDGPEGDKTHVSTRVMGTRGYAAPEYIMTGHLTAMSDVYSFGVVLLELLTGRRSLDKSRSPREQNLAEWARPMLNESRRLARIMDPKLEGQYSETGARKAAALAYQCLSHRAKQRPKMSDVVNILEPLLDYEETSVGTFVYTVPTHQNGGSPPKDDTDTKECEAKTELKKENGDHHNRHHHRRSHKSRDGHRHRNKSSSQSSVH, encoded by the exons ATGGCCGTAATGAAGTTTACATGGAGATCCATTATCCCAAGGTGTTCAAAGGGTATTGAAGAACCAGAAGCAGAAGCAGAAGCAGAACCAGAGACAAAGAAACAAGATTCAAAACAAGGTTCTTTTTCCAGGCTTGCAATGATAGATTTAAGTTACCCAAGTTCGAGGTTCACCGAGGATCTTTCCACATCGCTTGCCGGTTCAAATCTATATGTTTTTACACTGGAGGAATTAAAGGTGATAACACAGTGCTTTTCATCGGCTAATTTTCTAGGTGAAGGTGGGTTCGGACCAGTTCATAAAGGGTTCATTGATGACAACCTTAGACCTGGTTTAGAAGCTCAGCCTGTTGCTGTTAAACTCTTGGATTTAGAAGGCTTGCAAGGACACAGAGAATGGCTG ACAGAAGTGGTGTTTCTTGCACAACTGAGTCATCCACACTTGGTGAAACTGATTGGATATTGCTGTGAAGATGAACATAGGCTGTTGGTGTATGAATATATGCCTAGAGGAAGCCTTGAAAACCAACTTTTTGCAA AGTATTCAGTGCCACTTCCATGGTCGACAAGGATGAAAATTGCTCTTGGAGCTGCTAAGGGACTTGCTTATCTCCATGAAGCTGAAAAACCAGTCATTTACAgagattttaaagcttcaaataTCTTGTTGGACTCG GATTACAGTGCTAAACTTTCAGATTTTGGGCTAGCAAAAGATGGTCCTGAAGGGGATAAAACCCATGTTTCAACCAGGGTAATGGGAACAAGAGGATATGCTGCTCCTGAATATATCATGACAG GTCACTTGACTGCTATGAGTGATGTTTATAGTTTCGGAGTTGTACTTTTGGAGCTTCTAACAGGGAGGAGATCTTTAGACAAGAGCCGGTCTCCGAGGGAACAGAATTTAGCCGAGTGGGCTCGGCCGATGTTGAATGAATCTCGGAGACTTGCTCGGATAATGGACCCTAAGCTCGAAGGGCAGTACTCAGAAACAGGGGCCCGCAAAGCGGCAGCATTGGCATACCAATGCCTTAGCCACCGTGCAAAACAGAGACCGAAAATGAGTGATGTGGTCAATATTTTGGAGCCACTGCTGGACTATGAAGAAACCTCGGTTGGGACCTTTGTTTACACAGTCCCAACTCACCAAAATGGTGGTTCGCCACCAAAGGATGATACGGACACTAAAGAATGTGAAGCCAAAACCGAGTTAAAGAAAGAGAACGGCGACCACCACAACCGCCACCATCATCGGAGAAGCCACAAAAGCCGCGATGGCCATAGGCATCGAAACAAATCATCGAGTCAATCTTCGGTCCATTAA
- the LOC107893365 gene encoding guanine nucleotide-binding protein subunit gamma 3 isoform X1, whose product MAARSGGSSSSSVPTLPPPCPRSPPEYPDLYGKRREAAKTQMLEREISFLEEELKSVEGLQPASRFCKEVTDFVMANSDPLIPTRSRKNRKSCRFWKWLCGIPCFNLSWICCCCYSACSCHLKCLQCCDCDLCNCSSCICSLCKCRRCSCGSSEHSSCKCSSCDLPSCKCSSCDCTSCKCSSCNCDPCKCSSCDCNPCKCSSCDCNPCKCSSCNCNPCKCSSCDCNPCKCSPCDCSSCKCSSLCDCSSCNCSSCNCSSCKCSSLCDCSSCKCSSCNCSSCKCSSLCDCSSCKCSSCDCKSCLSCCTIPKWRCKCSSCNLCHCNPCLSCCSIPKWRCCSFPKSGCCQKISCSRNCCIFQFPSCTGCFCCKWKCSCPKVTRCCSCTKTSCNPCCLFF is encoded by the exons ATGGCTGCCAGGTCCGGTGGTTCTTCTTCTTCGTCGGTCCCGACTCTGCCTCCACCATGTCCGAGATCCCCACCGGAGTATCCTGATTTGTATGGGAAACGAAGGGAAGCAGCTAAGACTCAGATGCTTGAAAGAGAAATTAGTTTCCTTGag GAAGAGTTAAAATCGGTAGAGGGTCTTCAACCGGCTTCAAGATTCTGCAAAGA ggTTACAGATTTTGTGATGGCCAACTCTGATCCTTTAATACCTAC CAGAAGCAGGAAGAATCGGAAGTCATGTCGATTCTGGAAGTGGCTTTG TGGGATTCCTTGCTTTAACTTATCGTGGATCTGTTGTTGCTGTTATTCGGCGTGCTCTTGCCATCTGAAATGCCTGCAGTGTTGTGATTGCGATTTATGCAACTGCAGCTCATGCATTTGCAGCTTATGTAAATGCAGGCGCTGCAGTTGCGGCTCATCGGAACACAGTTCGTGCAAATGCAGCTCATGTGACCTGCCTTCATGTAAATGCAGCTCGTGCGATTGCACTTCATGTAAATGCAGCTCATGCAACTGCGATCCGTGTAAATGCAGCTCGTGCGACTGCAATCCGTGTAAATGCAGCTCGTGCGACTGCAATCCGTGTAAATGCAGCTCGTGCAACTGCAATCCGTGTAAATGCAGCTCATGCGACTGCAATCCATGTAAATGCAGCCCGTGTGACTGTAGTTCATGTAAATGCAGCAGTTTATGTGACTGCAGTTCATGTAATTGCAGCTCATGCAACTGTAGTTCATGTAAATGCAGCAGTTTATGCGACTGCAGTTCTTGTAAATGCAGCTCATGCAACTGCAGTTCATGTAAATGCAGCAGTTTATGCGACTGCAGTTCATGTAAATGCAGCTCGTGTGACTGCAAATCATGTTTAAGCTGCTGCACAATCCCTAAATGGCGATGTAAATGCAGCTCATGCAACCTGTGTCACTGCAATCCATGTTTAAGCTGCTGCTCAATTCCGAAATGGCGATGTTGCTCGTTTCCTAAATCTGGTTGCTGCCAAAAGATCTCGTGTAGCCGGAACTGTTGCATTTTTCAATTCCCCTCGTGCACAGGTTGCTTTTGCTGCAAATGGAAATGTTCATGTCCAAAAGTAACCCGTTGCTGTAGTTGTACAAAAACCAGTTGTAATCCTTGCTGCCTATTTTTCTAA
- the LOC107894807 gene encoding copper transporter 5 — MHLTLYWGKNVTLLVDSWKTDSWLSYLFTLLACFLFSSFYQYMEDRRLRFRSLSSSSSSAVPLLPKYQRSAKFATAVLFGVNSAIGYLLMLALMSFNGGVFLAVVSGLAVGYLFFRLIDDEEPWVVIDNACACA; from the coding sequence ATGCATTTGACATTAtattggggtaaaaatgtaaccCTCCtcgttgattcatggaaaaccgaTTCATGGCTAAGTTACCTCTTCACTCTACTCGCTTGTTTCCTCTTCTCTTCCTTTTACCAGTACATGGAAGACCGCCGCCTCCGTTTCCGATCCCtctcttcctcctcctcctccgccGTTCCTCTCCTCCCCAAATACCAACGCTCTGCTAAATTCGCGACGGCCGTGCTCTTCGGTGTCAACTCAGCAATTGGGTATCTCCTAATGTTGGCCTTAATGTCGTTCAACGGCGGCGTTTTCTTGGCCGTCGTTTCGGGACTAGCTGTTGGGTACTTGTTTTTCAGGCTTATCGACGATGAGGAACCATGGGTGGTGATCGACAACGCTTGCGCTTGTGCTTGA
- the LOC107893364 gene encoding subtilisin-like protease SBT1.8, which produces MAAMASSTFFFFLLCLTVTAKKTYIVHMKHQDKPLSFETHNDWYRSSLQSLTATPAESLLYSYNAAFNGFAASLDPEQAEALGKSDSVLGVYEDTVYNLHTTRTPQFLGLDAESGLWAGHNTQQLEQASRDVIIGVLDTGVWPESKSFDDSGMPEVPAKWRGECESAPDFNPKFCNRKLIGARSFSKGYRMASGGGGIYKKPGEIQSPRDKDGHGTHTASTAAGSHVANASLLGYASGTARGMATHARVATYKVCWETGCFGSDILAGMERAIEDGVDVLSLSLGGGSAPYFRDTIAIGAFTAMEKGIFVSCSAGNSGPTKATLANVAPWIMTVGAGTLDRDFPAYAVLGNKIRYNGVSLYSGRGMGKKPVGLVYSKGNSSGSNLCLTGSLDPALVRGKVVLCDRGTTARVEKGAVVRDAGGVGMILANTETSGEELVADSHLLPAVAVGRKVGDLIREYARSDPNPTAALVFGGTVLDIKPSPVVAAFSSRGPNMVTPQILKPDVIGPGVNILAAWSEGIGPTGLAKDSRKTMFNIMSGTSMSCPHISGLAALIKAAHPEWSPSAIKSALMTTAYTQDNTNSTLRDAADGSLSNPWAHGAGHVDPQKALSPGLIYDISTDEYITFLCSLGYTVDHVKTIVKRPNVTCSKKFKDPGELNYPSFSVMFGGKRVVRYTRELTNVGPARSMYKVTVNGPSTVGISVRPKTLIFRTVGEKKRYTVTFVAKRGTSPMAKPEFGSIVWGNAQNQVKSPVSFSWSLM; this is translated from the exons ATGGCTGCCATGGCATCTTCtaccttcttcttcttcctacTTTGTCTCACAGTCACCGCCAAAAAGACCTACATTGTTCACATGAAACATCAAGACAAGCCACTTTCTTTTGAAACCCACAATGATTGGTACCGTTCCAGCTTACAGTCACTCACCGCCACCCCAGCTGAGTCTCTTCTTTATTCATATAATGCTGCATTTAACGGCTTCGCTGCTTCACTTGATCCAGAACAAGCTGAAGCTCTTGGCAAATCAGATTCGGTTCTGGGTGTTTATGAAGATACTGTTTATAATCTTCACACTACTCGTACCCCACAGTTTTTAGGCCTTGATGCTGAGTCTGGCCTATGGGCTGGTCATAATACCCAGCAACTCGAACAAGCTTCTCGGGATGTGATTATTGGGGTGTTAGATACCGGTGTTTGGCCGGAATCTAAGAGTTTTGATGATTCCGGTATGCCGGAGGTTCCTGCTAAGTGGCGTGGTGAGTGTGAATCGGCTCCTGATTTTAATCCCAAGTTTTGCAACAGGAAACTCATTGGAGCTCGAAGCTTTTCAAAAGGTTACCGTATGGCATCCGGCGGTGGTGGGATTTACAAAAAACCGGGAGAGATCCAGTCCCCGCGTGATAAAGATGGTCACGGTACACACACTGCTAGCACCGCCGCTGGATCTCACGTGGCAAACGCTAGTCTCCTCGGATACGCTAGCGGAACGGCTCGTGGGATGGCGACTCACGCCCGCGTCGCCACCTACAAGGTTTGTTGGGAAACGGGTTGTTTCGGATCCGACATTCTGGCCGGTATGGAACGGGCAATCGAAGACGGCGTCGACGTCCTCTCGTTGTCACTCGGTGGCGGATCGGCGCCGTATTTCCGTGACACCATCGCCATTGGAGCATTCACGGCGATGGAGAAGGGCATTTTCGTCTCTTGCTCAGCAGGTAATAGCGGGCCCACTAAGGCCACTCTTGCCAACGTGGCGCCGTGGATTATGACGGTTGGCGCCGGGACGTTAGATCGAGATTTCCCCGCTTACGCCGTTTTAGGAAATAAAATCCGTTATAACGGCGTCTCGCTTTACAGCGGTCGAGGAATGGGGAAAAAACCGGTTGGTTTGGTTTACAGCAAAGGTAACAGCTCCGGTAGTAATTTATGTTTGACCGGTTCGCTCGATCCGGCTTTGGTACGTGGAAAGGTAGTGCTTTGCGATAGAGGAACAACCGCCCGAGTTGAAAAAGGAGCCGTCGTGCGCGATGCAGGCGGCGTCGGGATGATATTAGCGAACACCGAGACTAGCGGTGAGGAACTGGTGGCTGACAGTCACTTGTTACCAGCCGTGGCGGTTGGGAGGAAAGTCGGTGATTTGATCAGAGAATACGCACGGTCCGATCCCAATCCAACCGCTGCGCTTGTCTTCGGTGGTACGGTTTTGGATATCAAACCATCACCGGTTGTTGCAGCGTTTAGTTCCCGGGGACCCAATATGGTGACGCCACAGATCTTGAAACCGGACGTGATTGGACCTGGTGTCAACATATTAGCTGCTTGGTCAGAGGGTATTGGTCCCACTGGTTTGGCCAAGGACTCGAGGAAGACCATGTTCAACATCATGTCAG GTACATCAATGTCATGCCCACACATCAGTGGGCTAGCAGCGTTGATCAAGGCCGCTCATCCAGAATGGAGCCCGAGTGCAATCAAATCGGCTTTAATGACCACTGCCTACACCCAAGACAACACCAACTCGACTCTCAGGGATGCTGCGGACGGATCGTTGTCAAACCCATGGGCACATGGGGCTGGCCATGTCGATCCCCAAAAAGCTCTTTCACCAGGCCTAATATACGACATCTCGACCGACGAATACATCACATTCTTGTGCTCACTCGGCTACACCGTCGACCATGTCAAGACCATAGTGAAACGCCCCAACGTTACATGTTCGAAGAAATTCAAGGACCCTGGTGAACTCAATTACCCATCGTTTTCAGTCATGTTTGGGGGAAAAAGGGTTGTTCGATACACTCGTGAATTAACAAACGTCGGCCCTGCAAGATCCATGTACAAAGTCACAGTAAATGGACCATCGACAGTAGGGATCTCAGTTAGGCCCAAGACACTCATCTTTAGAACCGTGGGTGAAAAGAAGAGATACACAGTCACCTTTGTAGCTAAAAGAGGAACAAGCCCAATGGCTAAACCTGAATTTGGTTCAATAGTATGGGGCAATGCTCAAAACCAAGTTAAAAGCCCAGTTTCCTTCTCATGGTCATTGATGTGA
- the LOC121212572 gene encoding serine/threonine-protein kinase RIPK isoform X2 produces MAVMKFTWRSIIPRCSKGIEEPEAEAEAEPETKKQDSKQGSFSRLAMIDLSYPSSRFTEDLSTSLAGSNLYVFTLEELKVITQCFSSANFLGEGGFGPVHKGFIDDNLRPGLEAQPVAVKLLDLEGLQGHREWLTEVVFLAQLSHPHLVKLIGYCCEDEHRLLVYEYMPRGSLENQLFAKYSVPLPWSTRMKIALGAAKGLAYLHEAEKPVIYRDFKASNILLDSDYSAKLSDFGLAKDGPEGDKTHVSTRVMGTRGYAAPEYIMTGRRSLDKSRSPREQNLAEWARPMLNESRRLARIMDPKLEGQYSETGARKAAALAYQCLSHRAKQRPKMSDVVNILEPLLDYEETSVGTFVYTVPTHQNGGSPPKDDTDTKECEAKTELKKENGDHHNRHHHRRSHKSRDGHRHRNKSSSQSSVH; encoded by the exons ATGGCCGTAATGAAGTTTACATGGAGATCCATTATCCCAAGGTGTTCAAAGGGTATTGAAGAACCAGAAGCAGAAGCAGAAGCAGAACCAGAGACAAAGAAACAAGATTCAAAACAAGGTTCTTTTTCCAGGCTTGCAATGATAGATTTAAGTTACCCAAGTTCGAGGTTCACCGAGGATCTTTCCACATCGCTTGCCGGTTCAAATCTATATGTTTTTACACTGGAGGAATTAAAGGTGATAACACAGTGCTTTTCATCGGCTAATTTTCTAGGTGAAGGTGGGTTCGGACCAGTTCATAAAGGGTTCATTGATGACAACCTTAGACCTGGTTTAGAAGCTCAGCCTGTTGCTGTTAAACTCTTGGATTTAGAAGGCTTGCAAGGACACAGAGAATGGCTG ACAGAAGTGGTGTTTCTTGCACAACTGAGTCATCCACACTTGGTGAAACTGATTGGATATTGCTGTGAAGATGAACATAGGCTGTTGGTGTATGAATATATGCCTAGAGGAAGCCTTGAAAACCAACTTTTTGCAA AGTATTCAGTGCCACTTCCATGGTCGACAAGGATGAAAATTGCTCTTGGAGCTGCTAAGGGACTTGCTTATCTCCATGAAGCTGAAAAACCAGTCATTTACAgagattttaaagcttcaaataTCTTGTTGGACTCG GATTACAGTGCTAAACTTTCAGATTTTGGGCTAGCAAAAGATGGTCCTGAAGGGGATAAAACCCATGTTTCAACCAGGGTAATGGGAACAAGAGGATATGCTGCTCCTGAATATATCATGACAG GGAGGAGATCTTTAGACAAGAGCCGGTCTCCGAGGGAACAGAATTTAGCCGAGTGGGCTCGGCCGATGTTGAATGAATCTCGGAGACTTGCTCGGATAATGGACCCTAAGCTCGAAGGGCAGTACTCAGAAACAGGGGCCCGCAAAGCGGCAGCATTGGCATACCAATGCCTTAGCCACCGTGCAAAACAGAGACCGAAAATGAGTGATGTGGTCAATATTTTGGAGCCACTGCTGGACTATGAAGAAACCTCGGTTGGGACCTTTGTTTACACAGTCCCAACTCACCAAAATGGTGGTTCGCCACCAAAGGATGATACGGACACTAAAGAATGTGAAGCCAAAACCGAGTTAAAGAAAGAGAACGGCGACCACCACAACCGCCACCATCATCGGAGAAGCCACAAAAGCCGCGATGGCCATAGGCATCGAAACAAATCATCGAGTCAATCTTCGGTCCATTAA